From the genome of Cytophagales bacterium WSM2-2:
TCCAAGATTTTAATGCGTGGATAGAAACACATAAAGATGAAATAACCGCACTACAAATTTTTTATAGCCAGCCCTACCGCAGGCGCGACTTAACCTACCAAATGATTAAAGAGGTGTATGAGAAGCTCAAAACTGAAAGGCCGTTATTGGCACCCATGCACATATGGCGCGCTTATGAGCAACTTGGTCAAAGTAATGGTTCGCCTAAGAATGAACTGGTAGCGTTGGTGTCTTTAATTAGAAGGGTGAGCGGAGTTGATAATAAGCTTACAGCATTTGACAAGACCGTGGACAAGAATTTCCAGGAATGGGTGTTTAAAAAACAGGCCGGTGCATTAAAGTTTACAGATGAGCAAATGCAATGGCTGCGCTTGATAAAGGAATATGTAGCCAATAGCTTCCATATAGATAGAGATGATTTTGACCTGAGTCCATTCAACAGCAATGGTGGGTTAACTAAGATGTGGAACCTGTTTGGCGAACAGATGGATGAAATTATTAATGAATTAAATGAGGTTTTAGCTGCATGATTAATATAAAAGCAATTCCAATTACTTGGGAAAAGCCAATCTTAAAAGAATTGGCCATATTTATTAACGGTAAGACATTCAGCTCAAAGAGTTGGAAAAAAAAAGGAATCCCTATAATTCGGATTCAAAATTTAAAGAATGAAAAAACGGATTTCAATTATATAGATGAAAAGGAGTTTGTAGAGGATCAATTTCATGTTAATAATGGAGAGTTGTTATATGCTTGGTCAGGTACTCCAGGTACATCTTTTGGCGTTCATATTTGGAAAGGCAATTTCGCTTATCTCAATCAACATATTTTTAAGGTAATTCCATTTAGTGGAGTAAATAAAAAAAACTGGATGAACTGCTCAGCGAACTCGAAAAAGGCAAAGAGCAATTACAAACTTCATTAGAGCAGTTGAAGGTGTACAGACAATCTATTTTGAAGAATGCCTTTGAGGGAAAGTTATCGGAAGAGTGGAGAAGTAAACAGAAGAATCTAAAAACACCTGATGTATTGGTGGCTGAAATTAAGGCCTATAGAAAACAACAATATGAAAAGCAATTAAAAGAATACAAAGCAGGTAAAGTTAAGGAAAAACCAAAGGAGCCGAAAGATATTGCCATTTTAAAAGATTCGAGCAATTCTGATATTCAGTGGGCACTTTCAAGATTAGGTGACATTGTGGAGACAACAAGCGGTGGCACGCCTAGTAGAAATAATCCAAGCTATTATTCAGGTAAAATACCTTGGGTGAAATCAGGCGAACTAAAGTTCAATACTATTATAAATACTGAAGAGAAAGTCACTAAAGAAGCGATTGAGAATTCAAGTGCTAAGTTGTTTCCGAAGGGAACATTGCTGGTTGCACTTTATGGTGCAAACGTTGGGAAATTAGCCTTTCTAGGAATTGAAGCAGCGACAAATCAGGCAATTGCGGGAATTTTTGAAGACCCTTTTTACGAGTTGAATTTTCTTTACTACTATTTACTTTTTAGAAGGACAGACCTATTAAATCAAAGCACTGGTGGTGCTCAACCTAACATCAGTCAGACTATCTTAAATAGTTTACCAATTCCACTATGTACAATTGAAGAACAAAAGGAGATTGTGCAACAAATTGACAAGCTATTTTCACTAAATGCAGAAATGGAGAAAACAATTGAAGAGAATTTACTAAAGTCTAATTCTCTAAAACAAGGACTACTCCAAAAAGCATTTGAAGGCAAATTAGTTGAGCAAGACCCAGCAGATGAACCCGCAAGTGTGTTGCTAGAGAGAATCAAAATGGAACGGGATGAATACTTGAAAAAAGAAAAAGAAAGAAAGAAAACTGAAAAACCATTTCAAATAAAAGCTCGAAAGATGGCAGAAAAATTAAAACGAATCATGGAAATACTCAAAGAGAGTAAAAAACCGGTTTCAGCCAAAACACTTTGGCAATCATCCATACACAAGGACGACATTGACAAGTTTTATGGGGAGCTAAAAATACACATTGAAGCGGGTGAGATCAAAGAAACTAGAAATGGAAAAGAGTCGCTTTTAGAGTTAGGGGATAGGAAATGAGAATAGATAAAGTCTATATTGAAGATTATAAAAACCTGAAGCGCTTCAGCATTGACCTCGATGAGAAGGAAATGAAGACAGTCCTGCTTGGTCAGAATGCAACTGGAAAATCGAATTTCATTGAAGCGCTTATTCTTATTTTTAAATATCTCGATTTAGAAAAGGAAGTACCTGAAAAAATTGGATTGAAATATTCAATTGAATATACCTGTCGGGACTTTGTTGTTAAAGTCAATAACCTCAATGGAGAGTACGAGTTTGACGTGCTAGGAAAAGGCTCTTTGTTTAATGGGAAGTTATTTCATGCTGTGCTATATCCAAATAAATTATACAAGACAGAATTCTTCAAAAGAAAGGAGGAATTCCTACCGAAATATGTTTTTGCTTACTACTCAGGCTTGAGTAATAAACTAAATTCATTGTTCTGGGATCATCAGGCGAAATTTTATAGTGAGATAATAAAGGCAAATTTTAAGGATGAAAAGCTTGACTCACTTAGGAAACTATTTTATGTAAAACTAGTCCACTCTTACTTTGTCTTACTCGCATACTTTACCCACAAAGATGAGGACAGTATAAAGTTCTTAGATGAAGTTCTTGGCATTGAAGATATCGATTCAATACTGTTTGTGTTAAAGATGCCAGACTGGGCCAAAAGCCAGGTTAAGAAAAATCCCGATGATATTTTTTGGACCGCAAAAGGACTTGTTAGGCCTTTTTTAGAGAAATTATGGACGCTTTGTATTGCACCAATTTACAGCGATGAAACTGTTCAGACAGATTTCTATGAATTTGAATCACAGAAGCGCCTTTATCTTTTTCTAAAAGGAAAAGAGCAACTACAAGAGTTGGCAAAGACCTATACTAACAATACAGCTTTGTTCAAAGCACTTGAGAGTACTTACATTTCAAAATTGATTTCAGAAGTTCGAATAAAAGTCAGGAAAAGAAAAGTAGATGGTAGCATTACCTTCAAAGAACTAAGCGAAGGAGAACAACAACTGCTAACAGTTTTAGGCCTCCTGAAGTTTACAAGGGATGAAGAATCGCTTATTCTCCTTGATGAACCTGATACCCACTTGAATCCAATTTGGAAATGGCGCTACCTTGAATTTTTGGATAAGGTGGTGCATAACAGTGATAGTACGCAGATTATTCTTAATACGCATGATCCTCTTGTTATTGGTGGACTTAAAAAGGAGGAAGTGAGAGTCTTTCAAACTGGATCAGATGGAAAGATAGATGTAATTCAACCAGAATTTGATCCGCGTGGGCTTGGGGTTGAAGGTATTTTAACTAGCGATCTATTTGGCTTACCAACAACATTAGACGAGCATACAAAAAACATACTTGATAAAAGAAACGATTTATTAGTTAAGCAACAAAAACATCAACTAAATGAGAGTGAGCAAATTCAGCTCAGAGAAATATTTAGTGAATTGGAGAAATTAGGTTTCTCAAATACATTTAGAGACCCACTTTATCAAAAATTTATAGTTGCATACAAGCAACGAATTAAAGATGATACTAAACTAAGTTTCACAAAGGAGGATATTGAAAAACAAAATAAGGTTGCTTTAGAAATTCTTGAAGAGCTAACAAAAGAAGAAAAGGAATGATTTACGTAGATAGAACGGGGCATATACCAGATGCAGCATGGATAACAAATGCAGATTTATTGACGCAAGATTTGTTAGCTGCGGCTGATGCTGATGCAAGAAATAAAATTATAGACGATAATCAGACATTATGGGGTGAATTAAAGGATTTTCTTCTTGGTATTTCTCAAAATAAATGCTGGTATTCGGAAGCAAGAGACGCATATACACATTATCATGTAGATCACTTTAGACCTAAAAAGGAAGCACTAGGAAATGATAAAGTTGATTACGGAGGTTATTGGTGGCTTGCATTTGAATGGACAAACTATAGAGTTTGTGGAGGAGCAGGGAATGTTCGAAAAGGCGCAAAGTTCGCTGTTAGGGCAAATAAGGCAAATCAACCTGGAGATTCAATTGATGATGAAATCATTTACTTTTTGGACCCGTGCGAAGAAGAGGATGTCTTGAAAATTACCTTTAACGAACATGGACAGATTACTCCAATTACCGCATCGGGTTGGGATTACGAGAGAGCTTTCTACACTATTGAAAGCTTGAATTTGAACTTTAAGCTTCTACAGGAAAAAAGAAAAGAAATATGGACAAAGTGTTTCACTTTGATAAAGGAAACCCAAAATCTAATGTCTCAGAATGATGCGACACCAAGCGCAAATAGAAGGGGGCAAATCAAAGAGAAGCTCAAACAGCTTAAGGAATTAGTTAAAACAACATCTGAATTTTCAGCCACTGCAAAAGCGTGCCTACAGAGTGCGGGTTTGGCATGGACATTACAAATTGCAGCATAAATTAAGAGAGATGTCAAGCACTATCGTTCAAAAGATTTGGAACTTCTGTAATACCCTTCGTGATGATGGTGTGAGTTATGGAGATTATTTGGAACAGTTAACGTATTTGTTGTTTCTTAAAATGGCTGATGAGTATTCCGGTCCGCCACACAATAGAAAAGATATTAAGATTCCAAAGGGTTTTGATTGGAAATCACTTAAGAAAGAAAGTGGTGCAGCGCTTGAAACTAAGTACAACAAGGCGCTAGTTGCACTTTCAAAGGAGAAGGGAATTCTAGGTCAGATTTTTGTTAAAAGTCAGAATAAGATTCAAGATCCGGCTAAGCTCTTCAAGCTAATCCAAATGATTGGTGAGGAGAATTGGGTTGGCATGGGTGTAAAGGACAAAGGAGATATTTATGAAGGTTTGCTCAAGAAAAACGCGGAAGATACCAAGAGCGGAGCCGGTCAATACTTTACACCGCGTGAGTTAATACAAGCCATGGTAGCCTGCATACAGCCAGAGCCAAAGAAAACCATTGCAGACCCAGCCTGTGGCACCGGTGGTTTCTTCCTGGGTGCATATGATTTTCTCGTTCAGCAAGATTTAGACAAGGGTCAGCGAGAGTTCTTAAAATCAAAAACCTTCCATGGTAATGAAATTGTAGCCAACACACGCAGGCTTTGCCTCATGAACCTTTTCCTGCATGGCATTGGTGATATTACTTCTACCAGTCTTATTTCATCAGAAGATGCTTTGCTCTCAACACCAAAGACCACATTCGATTATGTGTTAGCAAATCCTCCCTTCGGCAAGAAGAGTAGCATGACCATTACCAATGAAGAAACAGGTGAGGAAGAAAAGGATGACTTGATTTATAACCGGCAGGATTTCGTAGTAACAACTACCAACAAGCAGCTTAACTTCTTACAGCATATAATGAGCATGCTCAAATCCACGGGGAAGGCTGCTGTAGTGTTACCTGATAACGTTCTGTTTGAAGGAGGAGTTGGCGAAACAGTCAGAAAGTCATTATTAGAAAAAACAGATTTACACACCATACTTCGGTTGCCAACAGGTATATTCTATGCTCAAGGTGTAAAGGCCAACGTTCTCTTTTTTGATGGCAACCCCAATACAAAGAACGTGGGAACCAAAGATGTTTGGGTTTATGACTATCGTACCAACATCCATCACACGTTGAAGAAGAACTCACTCAAGTTCGAAGACCTGGAGGATTTCATCAAGTGCTATAATCCAACAAATCGAAAAAAGCGCAAAGAAACATGGAGTGAAAAAACACTTAATGGTCGTTGGAGGAAATTCACTTATAAGGAAATTATTGCAAGAGATAAGACATCTTTAGATATCACTTGGCTAAAGGACAGTTCTTTAGCTGATCTCGATAATTTACCTGATCCTGATGTGCTGGCCATTGAAATTATTGAAAACCTTGAAGCAGGTTTGTTGAACTTTAAAGCAATTGTAGCCGCACTTAATAACAAGTAGAAAACTCCTGATATTTAGGGAGTTCATTGTCTATCCGGGTTTGAATTAGAAAACAATATAAAAAACCATCCCTAGAATGCCGACTCGACTTGCTGGATTAAATCCATGACGCTGGTATTACTTTTTCAATTTTTCCACCTCTTTCTTTTCCAATCCTGTTAGTTCGGCTATTTCTGAAATTGATAGTCCCTTTTTCAAAAGCTTCTTGGCAAACTCGACATCTTTTTCCTTTCTAATTCTCATTTCAGCCGCAGCAAGTCGCTGCTCCGCCTTCCTCTCATTAATCGCCCTCTGTTCCTTCAGTTTATCCACCTGGGAGAAACTCAAATCATAATAACTGTTGTCCATGATCTGTTTTAATAGCCCGCTGTCGGCAAAGCTGTAGAACTTCTCTTCGTTGATGATGAGGTGGTCTATGATGGGGAGTTTTACAAAGATGCCGATGGCTCCCAATCTCAGATATCCGGATATATAGAGTCGGGAAATTAAACTCACTATTGACACAGTATCATAAACGTTGTTGGTCGACCAAACAACAACATTGGTTCAAAGCAAGGGCAGGAGGTGAAATATGAAAAACCAACCCCCAACGTGTTACATCCTACTACCAGCTCATTTTCCGCCCGCTGTCCGCATTTTTTAATTATTATTGCTTCACAATGCCTTCCAGATGAAAGTAAAGCTATCGCCCGATCAGAAAATTCAGGTTGCTAATTCAGACGATATATATAAGGTGATGCAGCAGATATTGTTGCGTGAGAACAGACTCAGAAGAGGGCAGGAGTACTTTTGGGTAGTGGGCCTGAGCAACTCAAACAAGATACTCTTTGTAGAGTTAGTGAGCCTGGGCGCTAACAACCGTGTAATGGTGCATCCGCCCGAAGTATTCCGGATGGGTATCTATAAGCTGGCTGTTAATATCGTGCTGGTCCACAATCATCCCAGCGGCAACCTAGCCGTATCCCGTCCAGACAGAGACTTCACCGACCGCATGATCAAGTCAGGCGATATGCTCAATATAAAAGTGATCGACCACATGATCATCTCCGAAGAAAAATATTACAGCTTCGAAAACGATGGCCTCATGATGGAACTCCGCAATAGCGGCCTCTATGAACTGGTGGAGCGGGAAAAGCTACAGTTGAATGAGATCAAAACAGAGGGGATTAAAAGAATAAAGACCAAAGAGATTGCTGCCAATTTTAAAAAGGCCGGAGTAGATATTGAAACGATCAAGAAGGCAACGGGCCTGAGTAAGGCCGAGATCAGGACCTTATAGTTTCTCGTTATTAGTTACTGTTTGTTGGTCAAGAAGACCATAGTCGTTAACAAGAAACAAAGGAGATAGCCGACCAGAAAAAACATGCGACCCCTCCGGGGTCGAACAAATTCGTCAAAATCATAGCTATAAACATCTGACCCTTCCAGGGTCTTATAAAATGTGGATAGCAACAATCCCAGAGGCCTGCCGGAAGGCAGGGATTGAATGTTTATAGAGAAATAAACCAAAGAAACCGTTTCGACCCAATCTCTCAGATGTTCGGATAATAGAGTCGGGAAATCAAACTCACTATTGACACAGTATCATAAACGGGACATTATTAATCAAGTACTGATGCCTTCGCTTGAGTTCCACTTTATACTGAGGCATACGATATTCATTCGCTGTATACTTGTCTCATTCAGAACAACTAGCGCGCTGGCCTGAAAAAAAGGCGGGCGTGTGGTGGCAAGTGTAGGGGAGCATCTTTTTTTCTTGATCTTTTTCGTCCTTTTTGTATCAAGACAAAAAGGACAATGAGTAGAATGGACCACCTAACAAGGAGTCCTATTGAGTCAAGACTATTCAATGTTTGTTAAACAAATCAATAGTTTGACAGACACTAGGAGATTTATCAAACACTGTTATCAAGCACCTTACTTAATTGCTACAAGCTCAACCATAAGTTTGCTTCCATCAATATTAGTATAGTCCAGTTTCAGGAATCCCGCGCCTGCGTGATAGTAGGCTGTAAGGCGTGTGATGCCGAGCGGGCTTGTGGCAGTGCCTTCGATGACCCAGCAGTTAAAGAGCTGCGGCACTTTTGTGGAAGGCCCCACCGTCATCTTCACTTCTTCCCTGCGTACG
Proteins encoded in this window:
- a CDS encoding SAM-dependent DNA methyltransferase, with protein sequence MSSTIVQKIWNFCNTLRDDGVSYGDYLEQLTYLLFLKMADEYSGPPHNRKDIKIPKGFDWKSLKKESGAALETKYNKALVALSKEKGILGQIFVKSQNKIQDPAKLFKLIQMIGEENWVGMGVKDKGDIYEGLLKKNAEDTKSGAGQYFTPRELIQAMVACIQPEPKKTIADPACGTGGFFLGAYDFLVQQDLDKGQREFLKSKTFHGNEIVANTRRLCLMNLFLHGIGDITSTSLISSEDALLSTPKTTFDYVLANPPFGKKSSMTITNEETGEEEKDDLIYNRQDFVVTTTNKQLNFLQHIMSMLKSTGKAAVVLPDNVLFEGGVGETVRKSLLEKTDLHTILRLPTGIFYAQGVKANVLFFDGNPNTKNVGTKDVWVYDYRTNIHHTLKKNSLKFEDLEDFIKCYNPTNRKKRKETWSEKTLNGRWRKFTYKEIIARDKTSLDITWLKDSSLADLDNLPDPDVLAIEIIENLEAGLLNFKAIVAALNNK